Proteins encoded together in one Janthinobacterium tructae window:
- a CDS encoding immunity protein Imm33 domain-containing protein — translation MPSWHLTDAAELAARHPYTFYKSPPEAIAQVRPGEVVKLIFAFHSDDPQAPGAERMWVLVDTVAPNGRFTGKLDNMPGYIQDLKAKDPVAFEARHIINTQHDDDDNLVNRYAGLCFVTKRILEDGAPVGYLYREEPDNADDSGWRFTANDESDDYINDSANVALVSLGAVLSVDDRFIRLLDAPAGSAYAFDHNTQQFMAVDE, via the coding sequence ATGCCCAGCTGGCATCTGACCGACGCTGCCGAACTGGCGGCGCGCCACCCTTACACCTTCTACAAATCGCCGCCCGAGGCCATCGCCCAGGTGCGCCCCGGCGAAGTGGTCAAGCTGATCTTCGCCTTCCACAGCGACGATCCGCAAGCGCCGGGCGCCGAGCGCATGTGGGTGCTGGTGGATACGGTCGCGCCAAATGGGCGCTTCACCGGCAAGCTCGACAATATGCCCGGCTACATCCAGGATTTAAAAGCCAAGGACCCCGTCGCCTTCGAAGCGCGCCACATCATCAACACGCAGCACGACGATGACGATAACCTCGTCAACCGCTATGCGGGCCTGTGCTTTGTGACAAAAAGAATACTGGAAGACGGCGCGCCCGTCGGCTATCTGTACCGCGAGGAGCCGGACAACGCTGACGACAGCGGCTGGCGCTTCACGGCCAACGACGAAAGCGACGACTACATCAACGACAGCGCCAACGTGGCCCTCGTCTCGCTCGGTGCCGTGCTCAGCGTGGACGACCGCTTCATCCGCCTGCTCGATGCTCCGGCAGGGTCGGCGTATGCCTTCGACCACAACACGCAACAATTCATGGCGGTGGACGAATGA
- a CDS encoding MmcQ/YjbR family DNA-binding protein, with amino-acid sequence MTSDELKQFCAALPGAQAVLYGAPSNILVYEVSGKKFAYFKTSTPEQWRFSLRVSAERFIELTDMPGVKPARYMGRFHWVTIVDVARFPSDYLAELVQDSYARAVASLTRAQRATIG; translated from the coding sequence ATGACAAGCGATGAACTGAAGCAATTTTGCGCGGCCCTGCCCGGCGCGCAAGCCGTGCTGTACGGTGCGCCGTCGAACATCCTCGTGTACGAAGTGAGCGGCAAGAAATTTGCGTATTTCAAGACCAGCACGCCGGAACAATGGCGCTTCAGCCTGCGTGTCAGCGCGGAGCGCTTTATCGAGCTGACGGACATGCCGGGCGTGAAACCGGCCCGTTACATGGGCCGCTTTCACTGGGTCACCATCGTCGACGTGGCGCGTTTCCCCAGCGATTACCTGGCCGAACTGGTGCAGGATAGCTACGCGCGCGCCGTGGCCAGCCTGACGCGCGCGCAGCGGGCGACCATCGGCTAG
- a CDS encoding CysB family HTH-type transcriptional regulator: protein MNFQQLRSIREAARRGYNLTEVANALFTSQPGVSRQIRELEDELGVVIFERNGKRLTGLTEPGKGILKIVDRLLIEAENLQQASLEYSGQTSGTLSVAATHTQARYALPKVVQGFRAAYPDVRIALQQSAPEHIAEWVLSGKTDIGIATEGLSQFPDLVSFPCYRWSHLIVVPDGHPLLEHSPIRLEDLAKYPLITYDKGFTGRGHIDDAFAKAGVATDIILTAMDSDVIKQYVALGLGVGIVASMAFDHGRDKGLRAVEASHLFASNTTRLAVRRGAYLRAYAYEFILQLAPDLTRADIDRAMAGEEAL from the coding sequence ATGAACTTTCAACAACTGCGCTCGATCCGCGAAGCGGCCCGCCGCGGCTATAACCTGACGGAAGTGGCCAACGCCCTGTTCACGTCGCAGCCGGGCGTGAGCCGGCAAATCCGCGAACTCGAGGACGAGCTGGGCGTGGTCATCTTCGAGCGCAACGGCAAGCGCTTGACGGGCTTGACGGAGCCGGGCAAGGGCATTTTGAAAATCGTCGATCGCCTCTTGATCGAGGCGGAAAACCTGCAGCAGGCCAGCCTCGAATACAGCGGCCAGACCAGCGGCACCCTGTCGGTGGCGGCCACGCACACGCAGGCGCGCTATGCGCTGCCGAAAGTGGTGCAGGGCTTTCGCGCCGCCTATCCCGACGTGCGCATTGCGCTACAACAAAGCGCGCCCGAGCACATCGCGGAATGGGTGTTGTCGGGCAAGACCGATATCGGCATCGCCACGGAAGGCCTGAGCCAGTTCCCCGACCTGGTGTCGTTTCCGTGCTACCGCTGGAGCCATCTGATCGTCGTGCCGGACGGCCACCCGCTGCTTGAACACTCGCCGATCCGCCTGGAAGACCTGGCCAAATATCCGTTGATTACCTACGACAAGGGTTTCACGGGACGCGGCCATATCGACGATGCGTTCGCCAAGGCGGGCGTGGCCACCGATATCATCCTCACCGCCATGGATTCCGACGTCATCAAGCAATACGTGGCGCTGGGCCTGGGCGTGGGCATCGTTGCCTCGATGGCCTTCGACCATGGCCGTGACAAGGGGTTAAGGGCGGTGGAAGCGTCGCATCTGTTCGCCAGCAACACGACGCGCCTGGCCGTGCGCCGCGGCGCCTACCTGCGCGCCTACGCCTACGAGTTCATCCTGCAACTGGCGCCGGACCTGACGCGCGCAGACATCGACCGCGCCATGGCAGGCGAGGAAGCCCTCTAG
- a CDS encoding sulfate/molybdate ABC transporter ATP-binding protein, with protein MTIAVKNIHKRFGDFVALDNISLDFPAGELTALLGPSGCGKTTLLRIIAGLEHPDSGQVLLDAEDASNRHVRERQVGFVFQHYALFKHMTVFENVAFGLRVKSRSERPSEDQIRRKVKDLLELVQLDWLADRYPPQLSGGQRQRIALARALAVEPRVLLLDEPFGALDAKVRKELRRWLRRLHDDLHVTSIFVTHDQEEALEVADQVVLMNKGTVEQLGSPEQVYNHPASPFVYGFLGNVNLFHGRVHDGVMATGDASFEVPDYAGVSDSKGTAYVRPHDLEIDRYTQGAEGIVVKLSRAHAIGPLAQLDLQRIDNSELIEAVMSNERFTHLQLKEGETLVVRPKRLHVFVEPTRT; from the coding sequence ATGACCATCGCAGTTAAAAACATCCACAAGCGTTTCGGCGATTTCGTCGCCCTCGACAATATCTCGCTGGACTTTCCCGCCGGTGAACTGACTGCCCTGCTGGGCCCGTCCGGTTGCGGCAAGACGACCTTGCTGCGCATCATCGCCGGTCTGGAACACCCCGACAGCGGGCAGGTGCTGCTCGATGCGGAAGATGCGTCGAACCGCCATGTGCGCGAGCGGCAAGTGGGTTTCGTCTTTCAGCACTATGCGCTGTTCAAGCACATGACGGTATTTGAAAACGTGGCCTTTGGTTTACGCGTGAAGTCGCGCAGCGAGCGCCCGTCGGAAGACCAGATCCGCCGCAAAGTCAAAGATTTGCTGGAACTGGTGCAGCTGGACTGGCTGGCCGACCGCTATCCGCCGCAGCTGTCGGGCGGACAACGCCAGCGCATCGCCCTGGCACGCGCACTGGCCGTCGAACCGCGCGTGCTGCTGCTCGACGAGCCGTTCGGCGCTTTGGATGCCAAGGTGCGCAAGGAATTGCGCCGCTGGCTGCGCCGCCTGCATGACGACTTGCACGTCACCAGCATTTTTGTCACGCATGACCAGGAAGAAGCGCTGGAAGTGGCCGACCAGGTGGTGCTGATGAACAAGGGCACCGTGGAGCAACTGGGTTCGCCGGAGCAGGTGTACAACCATCCGGCGTCGCCGTTTGTGTACGGCTTCCTCGGCAACGTCAACCTGTTCCATGGCCGCGTGCATGACGGCGTGATGGCGACCGGTGACGCCAGCTTCGAGGTGCCCGATTATGCGGGCGTGAGCGACAGCAAGGGCACGGCCTATGTGCGTCCACATGACCTGGAAATCGACCGCTACACGCAGGGTGCCGAAGGCATCGTGGTGAAACTGAGCCGCGCGCATGCGATCGGCCCGCTGGCCCAGCTGGACTTGCAGCGCATCGATAACAGCGAACTGATCGAAGCGGTGATGTCGAATGAGCGTTTTACGCATCTGCAGCTGAAGGAAGGTGAGACGTTAGTTGTCCGCCCGAAACGCCTCCACGTGTTCGTTGAACCAACAAGAACCTAA
- the cysW gene encoding sulfate ABC transporter permease subunit CysW, with amino-acid sequence MSTNITAVANVEDALPKARRFEPNVGPVVLEPLWVRTVLISIALLFLTAFLIVPLVAVFAEAFKKGWEAYIAAIIDPDAISAIKLTLITAAIAVPLNLVFGVAASWCIAKFEFRGKSILLTLIDLPFSVSPVISGLIYVLMFGAQGWFGPWLQEHDIKILFAVPGIVLATIFITFPFVARELIPLMQSQGSEEEEAALVLGASGWNTFRRVTLPNIKWGLLYGVILCNARAMGEFGAVSVVSGHIRGETNTMPLQVEILYNEYNFAAAFAVASLLALLALVTLALKAFIEWRLNESDADDSALRSTEH; translated from the coding sequence ATGAGTACGAATATCACCGCCGTGGCGAATGTGGAAGATGCGCTGCCAAAAGCGCGCCGTTTCGAACCGAATGTCGGCCCCGTCGTGCTGGAACCGCTGTGGGTGCGCACGGTATTGATCAGCATCGCCTTGCTGTTCCTGACGGCGTTCCTGATCGTGCCCCTGGTGGCCGTGTTTGCCGAAGCGTTCAAGAAGGGCTGGGAAGCGTATATCGCCGCCATCATCGATCCGGACGCGATTTCCGCCATCAAGCTGACCCTGATCACGGCGGCCATCGCCGTGCCGCTGAACCTGGTGTTCGGCGTGGCCGCTTCCTGGTGCATCGCCAAGTTCGAGTTCCGCGGCAAGAGCATCCTGCTGACCCTGATCGACTTGCCGTTTTCCGTCTCGCCCGTGATTTCCGGCCTGATCTATGTGCTGATGTTCGGCGCCCAGGGCTGGTTCGGTCCGTGGCTGCAGGAACACGATATCAAGATCCTGTTTGCCGTGCCCGGCATCGTGCTGGCCACCATCTTTATTACCTTCCCCTTCGTGGCGCGCGAACTGATACCGCTGATGCAGTCGCAGGGCAGCGAAGAGGAAGAGGCCGCACTCGTGCTGGGCGCGTCGGGCTGGAACACGTTCCGCCGCGTGACTTTGCCAAATATCAAGTGGGGCTTGCTGTACGGCGTGATCCTGTGTAACGCCCGCGCCATGGGCGAGTTCGGCGCCGTGTCCGTGGTCTCCGGTCATATTCGCGGCGAAACGAACACCATGCCGCTGCAGGTGGAGATTTTGTACAACGAGTACAACTTTGCCGCCGCGTTTGCCGTCGCCTCGCTGCTGGCCCTGCTGGCCCTGGTGACCCTGGCCTTGAAAGCTTTTATTGAGTGGCGTTTGAACGAGAGCGACGCCGACGATTCCGCCTTACGTTCCACGGAGCACTGA
- the cysT gene encoding sulfate ABC transporter permease subunit CysT, whose amino-acid sequence MPGFKLSLGFTLFYLALIVLIPLSSVFLKTFTMTWDAFFSAVTSDRVMASYRLTFGASLIAALLNVVFGGILAWVLVRYKFPGKRIIDALVDLPFALPTAVAGITLTALYSSNGWFGQFIEGVLGIKVAFTPLGVVVALTFIGLPFVVRTVQPVLEDAEKELEEAAASLGANSLQTFTRVIFPTILPSLLTGFALAFARATGEYGSVIFIAGNMPMVSEITPLFIITKLEQYDYAGATAIAVVMLVVSFLLLLTINLLQAWTRGKAKKS is encoded by the coding sequence ATGCCTGGTTTCAAGCTGTCACTGGGCTTCACGCTCTTTTACCTGGCCTTGATCGTTCTCATTCCGCTCTCGTCGGTGTTCCTGAAAACCTTCACCATGACGTGGGATGCCTTCTTCAGTGCCGTTACGTCCGACCGCGTGATGGCGTCGTACCGGCTGACGTTTGGCGCCTCGCTGATCGCCGCCCTGCTGAACGTGGTGTTTGGCGGCATCCTGGCCTGGGTGCTGGTGCGTTACAAGTTTCCCGGCAAGCGCATCATCGACGCGCTGGTCGACTTGCCGTTCGCCTTGCCGACGGCCGTCGCCGGCATCACCCTGACGGCCCTGTACTCGTCGAACGGCTGGTTCGGCCAGTTCATCGAAGGCGTGCTGGGCATCAAGGTGGCGTTCACGCCGCTGGGCGTGGTGGTGGCGCTGACCTTCATCGGCTTGCCGTTTGTCGTGCGCACCGTGCAACCGGTGCTGGAAGACGCGGAAAAGGAACTCGAAGAAGCGGCCGCCAGCCTGGGTGCCAATTCCCTGCAAACGTTTACCCGCGTCATCTTTCCCACGATTCTGCCGTCCCTGCTGACGGGCTTTGCGCTGGCATTTGCCCGCGCCACGGGCGAGTACGGTTCCGTGATCTTTATCGCCGGCAACATGCCGATGGTGTCGGAAATCACGCCGCTGTTCATTATTACCAAGCTGGAGCAATACGATTACGCGGGTGCCACGGCCATTGCCGTGGTGATGCTGGTGGTGTCCTTCCTGCTGTTGTTGACGATTAACCTGCTGCAAGCATGGACGCGCGGAAAGGCGAAGAAATCATGA
- a CDS encoding peroxiredoxin translates to MTLRLGDVAPDFEQDSSIGPLKFHEWAGNSWVVLFSHPADFTPVCTTELGLTAKLKPEFDKRNVKAIALSVDAAESHKSWIKDIEETQNTVVGFPIIADVDKKVSVLYDMIHPEQSVTATVRSVFIVDPNKKVRLILTYPLSTGRNFNEILRVIDALQLTDGYTVATPGNWQDGDDVIIPLTVQDPDVIKQKYPKGFTAAKPYLRLTPQPNK, encoded by the coding sequence ATGACTTTACGCCTGGGCGATGTCGCCCCTGATTTTGAACAAGACAGCTCGATCGGCCCGCTCAAGTTCCACGAGTGGGCTGGCAATTCCTGGGTGGTGCTGTTTTCCCACCCGGCCGACTTTACCCCCGTGTGCACGACGGAGCTGGGCCTGACGGCCAAGCTCAAGCCGGAATTCGACAAGCGTAACGTGAAGGCCATCGCCCTGTCGGTGGACGCGGCCGAGTCGCACAAGAGCTGGATCAAGGATATCGAAGAGACGCAAAACACGGTGGTGGGCTTCCCCATCATCGCCGACGTCGACAAGAAAGTGTCGGTGCTGTACGACATGATTCACCCGGAGCAATCCGTCACGGCCACCGTGCGCTCCGTTTTCATCGTCGACCCGAACAAAAAGGTGCGGCTGATCCTCACGTATCCGCTCAGTACGGGCCGCAACTTCAATGAAATCCTGCGCGTCATCGATGCCCTGCAACTGACGGACGGCTACACGGTCGCCACGCCAGGCAACTGGCAAGACGGCGACGACGTCATCATCCCATTGACCGTGCAAGACCCGGACGTGATCAAGCAGAAATATCCGAAGGGCTTTACGGCCGCCAAGCCGTATCTGCGTTTGACGCCGCAGCCCAACAAGTAA
- a CDS encoding RBBP9/YdeN family alpha/beta hydrolase has translation MALRSFSDYRVLIVPGLHNSGPEHWQSRWQRLYPQFERVEQDDWNEPDLATWSARLDQVRQQDARPTLIVAHSFGCLATAHSLARDPRGVAGVLLVGPADPDKFGVAKALPQKRLPCPGILIASQTDPWMTAEHAAQWARRWNCKYIDGGALGHINAESRLGDWVYGQAQLQTLFDLAQGDKRHRQAA, from the coding sequence ATGGCGCTGCGCAGCTTTTCCGATTACCGGGTACTGATCGTGCCGGGCTTGCATAACAGCGGTCCCGAGCACTGGCAGAGCCGCTGGCAGCGCCTGTATCCGCAATTCGAACGGGTCGAACAGGACGACTGGAACGAACCCGACCTGGCCACCTGGTCGGCGCGCCTGGACCAGGTGCGGCAGCAAGATGCGCGCCCCACCCTGATCGTCGCCCACAGCTTCGGCTGCCTGGCGACGGCGCACAGCCTGGCCCGCGACCCGCGGGGCGTGGCCGGCGTGCTGCTGGTGGGGCCGGCCGACCCGGACAAGTTTGGCGTGGCGAAGGCCCTGCCGCAAAAGCGCCTGCCTTGCCCCGGCATATTGATCGCCAGCCAGACGGACCCGTGGATGACGGCCGAGCACGCGGCGCAGTGGGCACGGCGCTGGAATTGCAAGTATATTGATGGCGGTGCACTGGGCCATATCAACGCCGAGTCGCGCCTTGGTGACTGGGTCTACGGCCAGGCGCAACTGCAAACGCTGTTTGATCTGGCGCAAGGCGACAAACGCCACCGTCAGGCAGCCTGA
- a CDS encoding sulfate ABC transporter substrate-binding protein, with translation MLSKKIIIAAALSAFAILQTAQAADITLLNVSYDPTRELYQDVNTAFAKEWKGKTGDNVKIKQSHGGSGKQARAVIDGLEADVVTLALAYDIDALAEHKLLAADWQKRLAHNSAPYTSTIVFLVRKGNPKGIKDWNDLIKPGVSVITPNPKTSGGARWNHLAAWGYALRQPGGNEAKAKDFLGKLYKNVPVLDSGARGATTTFVERGIGDVLIAWENEAYLAVKELGPTKFDIITPSVSILAEPPVAVVDKFADKHGTRKVAEAYLNYLYTDEAQDIIAKNYYRPATDKAAKKYASQFAKVKLFTIEQVAGGWTAAQKAHFADGGIFDQIYQPK, from the coding sequence ATGCTGTCGAAAAAAATCATCATTGCCGCCGCCCTCAGCGCGTTTGCCATACTGCAAACGGCGCAGGCCGCCGATATCACCCTGCTCAACGTGTCGTATGACCCGACGCGCGAGCTGTACCAGGATGTGAACACGGCATTTGCCAAGGAGTGGAAAGGCAAGACGGGCGACAACGTCAAGATCAAGCAATCGCATGGCGGTTCCGGCAAGCAGGCGCGCGCCGTCATCGACGGTCTGGAAGCGGACGTGGTCACGTTGGCCCTGGCCTATGACATCGATGCGCTGGCCGAGCACAAGCTGCTGGCCGCCGACTGGCAAAAGCGCCTGGCGCACAACAGCGCGCCGTACACCTCGACCATCGTGTTTCTGGTACGCAAGGGCAACCCGAAAGGCATCAAGGATTGGAACGACCTGATCAAGCCGGGCGTGTCCGTCATCACGCCGAATCCGAAAACCTCGGGCGGCGCCCGCTGGAATCATTTGGCAGCGTGGGGCTACGCGCTGCGTCAGCCGGGCGGCAATGAAGCCAAGGCCAAGGATTTCCTCGGCAAACTGTATAAAAACGTGCCCGTGCTTGATTCCGGCGCACGCGGCGCCACCACCACCTTTGTCGAACGGGGCATCGGCGACGTGCTGATCGCCTGGGAAAACGAGGCTTACCTGGCCGTCAAGGAACTGGGCCCGACCAAGTTCGACATCATCACCCCGTCCGTCAGCATCCTGGCCGAGCCGCCCGTCGCCGTTGTGGACAAATTTGCCGACAAGCACGGTACGCGCAAGGTGGCCGAGGCTTACCTGAACTACCTGTACACGGACGAAGCGCAAGACATCATCGCCAAGAATTACTACCGTCCTGCAACGGACAAGGCGGCGAAGAAATACGCGTCGCAGTTCGCCAAGGTCAAGCTGTTCACCATCGAGCAAGTGGCCGGTGGCTGGACGGCGGCCCAGAAGGCGCACTTTGCCGACGGCGGCATCTTCGACCAGATCTACCAGCCGAAGTAA
- a CDS encoding diacylglycerol kinase, with protein sequence MQPVNEFKSKSGLKRIFSAFFYSLDGLKAAWRHEHAFRQELGLFVVGTLIALLLRISAFEKLVLIGVLLLVLIVELINSALEAVVDRISLELHPLSKNAKDFGSAAVLLTCILAFATWSVVLFNRFY encoded by the coding sequence ATGCAACCTGTCAATGAATTCAAGAGCAAGAGCGGCTTGAAACGGATTTTCTCCGCCTTTTTCTACTCGCTCGACGGCTTGAAGGCGGCCTGGCGCCATGAACATGCGTTCCGCCAGGAACTGGGCTTGTTCGTCGTCGGCACGCTGATCGCCTTGCTGCTGCGCATCTCCGCCTTTGAAAAACTGGTGCTGATCGGCGTGCTGCTGCTGGTCTTGATCGTCGAACTGATCAATTCCGCGCTGGAAGCCGTGGTCGACCGCATCTCGCTCGAGCTTCATCCTCTGTCGAAAAACGCCAAGGACTTCGGCAGCGCCGCCGTGCTGCTGACCTGCATCCTGGCCTTCGCCACGTGGTCCGTGGTGCTGTTCAACCGTTTCTATTAA
- a CDS encoding IclR family transcriptional regulator — protein MKIEPVAAPKTTIQVIERMVALLDALAKYSDPVSLKELSKVSGLHPSTAHRILNDMVLTRFVDRIEPGTYRLGMRLLELGNVVKSRLSVREAALDFMRQLHKKTQQTINLSVRQGDEIVYIDRAFSERSGMQVVRAIGGRGPLHLTSTGKLFLSVDEPKAIRAYATRTGLAGHNKNSITDLQKLERELSLVRERGYARDNEELELGVRCMAAGIRDDSGKLIAGLSISAPADRLQDEWLGDLVETANQISVTLGFIPQD, from the coding sequence ATGAAAATTGAACCGGTCGCTGCCCCGAAGACGACGATCCAGGTCATCGAACGCATGGTCGCCCTGCTCGATGCCCTGGCCAAATATTCCGACCCGGTCAGCCTGAAGGAATTGTCGAAAGTTTCCGGCCTGCACCCCTCGACGGCGCACCGCATCCTCAACGACATGGTGCTGACGCGCTTTGTCGACCGCATCGAACCGGGCACGTATCGCCTGGGCATGCGCCTGCTGGAACTGGGCAATGTCGTGAAAAGCCGCCTCAGCGTGCGCGAAGCGGCGCTGGACTTCATGCGCCAGCTGCACAAGAAAACCCAGCAAACGATCAACCTGTCCGTGCGCCAGGGCGACGAGATCGTCTACATCGACCGCGCCTTTTCCGAGCGCTCGGGCATGCAGGTGGTGCGCGCCATCGGTGGCCGCGGGCCGCTGCACCTGACCTCGACCGGCAAGCTGTTCCTGTCAGTCGACGAGCCGAAAGCCATCCGCGCGTACGCCACGCGCACGGGCTTGGCCGGACACAACAAGAATTCCATCACGGATCTGCAAAAACTCGAGCGCGAGCTGAGCCTGGTGCGCGAACGCGGCTATGCGCGCGACAATGAAGAACTGGAACTGGGCGTGCGCTGCATGGCCGCCGGCATCCGCGACGACTCGGGCAAGCTGATCGCCGGCCTGTCGATCTCGGCGCCAGCCGACCGCCTGCAGGATGAGTGGCTGGGGGACCTGGTGGAAACGGCGAACCAGATTTCCGTTACCTTGGGATTCATTCCTCAAGACTAA
- the pbpG gene encoding D-alanyl-D-alanine endopeptidase has product MAKFKLALGVLASLLFALAPAAAVHAKEANGKSSASKKHNTKKVKVVLRKGTTAAPREKTVRRVVMVRGKRKVIYQKVSSVAVPMAAPMPTMGDLAGLNLTRDPLDLKSSVALVLDQANSEVLFEKNSNVALPIASITKMMTGLVVVEARQDMDEVLTIMDEDVDRAKFSSSRLKVGSQLTRANMLHIALMSSENRAASALGRNYPGGLPAFVDAMNSKARQLGMLDTHYVDSSGLSKMNVASARDLGKLAMAAFRHPLLRQYSTDPKAIVEASGQPMQFGNTNHLVANPGWEIGLQKTGFINEAGRCLMMQAVIEGRAVIMVFLDSKGKQSRTADAGRMRKWLEALKPANMSLPGG; this is encoded by the coding sequence ATGGCTAAGTTTAAACTTGCGCTGGGTGTCCTGGCTTCCCTGCTGTTTGCGCTGGCGCCGGCTGCGGCCGTGCACGCCAAGGAAGCGAACGGCAAATCCTCAGCCTCCAAGAAACACAACACCAAGAAAGTCAAAGTCGTGCTGCGCAAGGGCACGACGGCCGCGCCGCGCGAAAAGACCGTGCGGCGGGTCGTCATGGTGCGCGGCAAACGCAAGGTCATCTATCAAAAAGTCAGCAGCGTGGCCGTGCCCATGGCCGCTCCGATGCCCACCATGGGCGACCTGGCGGGTTTGAACCTGACGCGCGATCCGCTCGACCTCAAATCGAGCGTGGCGCTGGTGCTGGACCAGGCCAACTCGGAAGTGCTGTTTGAAAAGAATTCCAATGTGGCCCTGCCCATCGCCTCCATCACCAAGATGATGACGGGCCTGGTGGTGGTCGAAGCGCGCCAGGACATGGATGAAGTGCTGACAATCATGGACGAGGACGTCGACCGCGCCAAGTTCAGCAGCTCACGCCTGAAGGTGGGCTCGCAATTGACGCGCGCGAATATGCTGCACATTGCATTGATGAGCTCGGAAAACCGCGCCGCCTCGGCGCTGGGCCGCAATTATCCGGGCGGCTTGCCCGCCTTTGTCGACGCCATGAACAGCAAGGCGCGCCAACTGGGCATGCTCGACACGCATTACGTCGATTCCAGCGGCTTGTCGAAGATGAACGTGGCCAGCGCGCGCGACCTGGGCAAGCTGGCCATGGCCGCCTTCCGCCATCCATTGCTGCGCCAATACTCGACGGACCCGAAAGCCATCGTCGAAGCCAGCGGCCAGCCCATGCAGTTCGGCAATACGAATCATCTGGTGGCCAACCCGGGCTGGGAAATCGGCTTGCAAAAGACGGGCTTCATCAACGAGGCGGGACGCTGTCTGATGATGCAGGCCGTCATCGAAGGACGGGCCGTGATCATGGTCTTCCTCGATTCCAAGGGTAAACAGTCGCGTACGGCCGATGCCGGACGCATGCGCAAGTGGCTGGAGGCACTCAAACCCGCCAACATGAGCCTGCCTGGTGGGTAA
- a CDS encoding nitroreductase, whose translation MNKQALETPSAQQAVDAVIVSRRSIRAFLPTPVAQDDIARILEVAARAPSGANMQPWKVYVLSGEARLRLSRRILDAYAAPKAPDAPARTASYTYYPRQWTAPFIERRRKIGLDLYQLLGLERGDTAGMAAQHGRNFQFFDAPVGLIFTIERVLEQGSWLDYGMFLQNIMLAARARGLDTCPQAAFIHYHDIIREELGVPASEMVVCGMALGYADPDKIENRLNTEREPLAGFVKFMSK comes from the coding sequence GTGAACAAGCAAGCATTGGAAACACCGTCGGCGCAGCAAGCCGTGGACGCCGTCATTGTGTCGCGCCGTTCGATCCGCGCCTTTTTGCCCACGCCGGTGGCGCAGGACGATATTGCGCGCATCCTGGAAGTGGCGGCGCGCGCGCCTTCTGGCGCCAACATGCAGCCGTGGAAAGTGTATGTGCTGTCGGGCGAAGCGCGCCTGCGCCTGTCGCGCCGCATCCTCGACGCCTATGCCGCACCGAAGGCGCCGGACGCGCCCGCGCGCACGGCGTCCTATACCTATTACCCGCGCCAGTGGACGGCGCCGTTCATCGAGCGCCGCCGCAAGATCGGCCTGGACCTGTATCAGTTGCTGGGCCTGGAGCGCGGCGACACGGCCGGCATGGCGGCCCAGCATGGACGCAATTTCCAGTTTTTCGATGCGCCCGTGGGCCTGATCTTTACCATCGAACGCGTGCTGGAACAGGGTTCCTGGCTCGACTACGGTATGTTCTTGCAAAACATCATGCTGGCGGCGCGCGCGCGGGGACTCGATACCTGCCCGCAAGCGGCCTTCATCCATTACCATGACATCATTCGCGAGGAACTGGGCGTGCCGGCCAGCGAAATGGTGGTGTGCGGCATGGCCCTCGGCTATGCCGACCCGGACAAGATCGAGAACCGCTTGAACACGGAACGCGAGCCGCTGGCCGGCTTTGTTAAATTCATGAGCAAATAG